The Lampris incognitus isolate fLamInc1 chromosome 7, fLamInc1.hap2, whole genome shotgun sequence genome window below encodes:
- the hdac12 gene encoding uncharacterized protein SYNPCC7002_A1628 has translation MTCIKQVVCTRPHLVFGFKVGVGTAFSLCRRLHAEQVRSECRGLPIVHHSKYVCDLPPNHRFPMGKFPRVLDFLIKDQVITDKQVWAPEIASQELLSCVHTDEYLDNFINGKINEKEQRRTGFPWSPGLVTRCRYETGGTLLAAEIALQRGLACSTAGGTHHAFPSYGSGFCLLNDLAVAAKYLLSNHSSKPKVLIVDLDVHQGDGTAFIFKEEPFVFTLSVHSGKNFPLRKQNSDLDVSAEDGTEDKEYMSTVEAHLPWVLNTFRPDLVLYDAGVDPHQEDELGRLNLTDKGLYQRDLYVMKTVVARGVPLASVIGGGYSRDIDKLALRHSIVHRAATQVQEILVKNRLTRHSLKSL, from the exons ATGACGTGCATAAAACAGGTAGTGTGTACAAGACCTCACCTCGTGTTTGGCTTTAAGGTTGGTGTCGGTACAGCTTTCTCGCTCTGCAGACGTCTCCATGCAGAACAA GTAAGATCTGAATGCAGAGGGCTTCCAATAGTTCACCACAGCAAGTACGTCTGCGATCTTCCACCCAATCACAGATTTCCAATGGGAAAGTTTCCACGGGTGTTAGATTTTCTAATCAAGGATCAAGTCATTACAGATAAACAG GTGTGGGCCCCTGAAATTGCCTCTCAGGAACTATTGAGTTGTGTGCACACCGATGAATACTTGGACAACTTCATAAATGGTAAAATTAATGAGAAAGAACAAAGGAGAACAGGGTTTCCATGGAGCCCAGGCCTAGTCACTCGTTGCCGTTATGAAACAG GAGGGACGTTGCTGGCTGCAGAAATAGCACTACAGAGAGGTCTTGCTTGCAGTACCGCTGGAGGAACCCATCATGCTTTTCCAAGCTACGGTTCAGGGTTTTGTCTCCTCAATGACCTTGCAGTTGCAGCCAAATACCTGTTGAGTAACCATTCATCAAAGCCAAAGGTTCTGATTGTGGATCTAGATGTGCATCAG GGGGATGGCACTGCATTCATCTTTAAAGAGGAGCCATTTGTTTTCACTCTATCTGTGCACAGTGGGAAAAATTTTCCGCTCCGTAAACAGAATAGCGACCTCGATGTTAGTGCGGAGGATGGAACAGAAGACAAAGAGTACATGTCCACAG TCGAGGCCCACCTTCCTTGGGTCCTCAACACTTTCCGCCCGGACTTGGTCTTGTATGATGCGGGTGTTGACCCTCATCAGGAGGATGAACTTGGAAGGCTCAATCTAACTGATAAAG GACTATATCAGAGAGATCTGTATGTGATGAAGACTGTTGTGGCCAGGGGTGTTCCTTTAGCCTCCGTTATAGGAGGCGGCTACTCGAGAGACATTGATAAACTGGCCCTCAGGCACTCCATCGTCCACAGAGCAGCAACACAGGTACAGGAAATTCTTGTCAAGAATCGCTTGACCAGACATTCTCTGAAATCCCTGTGA